A region from the Biomphalaria glabrata chromosome 14, xgBioGlab47.1, whole genome shotgun sequence genome encodes:
- the LOC106069687 gene encoding homeobox-like protein HDP1 — translation MELEVKLSLQGDVNYKIEIENDVLTNEEQNNCQDIDNNISGIEDNEEIENVLSSKELNDCNYTVNDINEIEIGEVIENVLTIEELNDINEIEIGEVIENVLTIEELNDINEIEIGEVIENVLTTEELNDINEIEIGEVIENVLTTEELIDKELIDCQFIDNNNIHVLRPFHRVHKPLKRLNLTKGVYQVVGTGKVKPDPNRLQMFLYLKIPRRRKKSLKEVCQVVVGD, via the exons ATGGAACTGGAAGTAAAACTGTCATTACAGGGAGATGTAaactataaaatagaaattgaaaatGACGTATTAACTAATGAGGAACAAAATAACTGCCaggatattgataataatataagtGGAATAGAAGATAATGAAGAAATTGAGAATGTCTTATCAAGTAAGGAACTAAATGATTGTAATTATACTGTTAATGATATTAATGAGATAGAAATTGGAGAAGTAatagaaaatgtcttaactaTTGAGGAACTTAATGATATTAATGAGATAGAAATTGGAGAAGTAatagaaaatgtcttaactaTTGAGGAACTTAATGATATTAATGAGATAGAAATTGGAGAAGTAatagaaaatgtcttaactacTGAGGAACTTAATGATATTAATGAGATAGAAATTGGAGAAGTCatagaaaatgtcttaactacTGAGGAACTTATTGATAAGGAACTTATTGATTGTCAGTTTATTGACAATAATAATATTCATGTTCTGAGACCATTTCACAGAGTACACAAACCATTAAAGAGATTAAACCTAACAAAAGGAGTTTATCAAGTTGTTGGTACTGGTAAAGTTAAACCAGACCCCAATAggctacaaatgtttttgtacctAAAAATCCCCAGAAGacgaaaaaaaagtcttaaagaaGTTTGTCAAGTTGTTGTTGGGG ACTAA